AGGTAGAGTTGCTAGCCAAATTGCTTCAATTTTAAGAGGTAAGAATAAACCAATATTTACACCTAATGTTGATTGCGGAGACTTCGTTATTGTAATCAATGCAGAAAAAGTTGTTTTAACTGGTAAGAAGTTAGATCAAAAATTAATGAGAAAACATAGTTTTTATCCAGGTGGATTAAAAGAAACTCCTTATAGAGTAGTATTAGACAAGAAACCTGAATTCGCTTTTGAAGAAGCTGTAAGAAGAATGCTTCCAAATGGTGTATTAGGAAGACAAATGTTAAAGAAATTAAACGTATATAGAGGCGCAGAACATAATCATGCAGCTCAAAAACCAGAAGTACTTGAGTTAAAGTACTAATACTATCTCGGGAGGAGGAATAAAAAATGGCAAAAGTTCAATATATGGGAACTGGAAGAAGAAAAAAATCA
The DNA window shown above is from Clostridium beijerinckii and carries:
- a CDS encoding 50S ribosomal protein L13; amino-acid sequence: MKSYIAKASEIERKWYVVDADGKTLGRVASQIASILRGKNKPIFTPNVDCGDFVIVINAEKVVLTGKKLDQKLMRKHSFYPGGLKETPYRVVLDKKPEFAFEEAVRRMLPNGVLGRQMLKKLNVYRGAEHNHAAQKPEVLELKY